Proteins encoded in a region of the Geobacillus genomosp. 3 genome:
- a CDS encoding 5-oxoprolinase subunit PxpA yields the protein MTVIDLNCDFGESFGVYELGQKEILSYVTSVNIACGFHAGDPLVMRRTVQLAIRHGVAIGAHPGFPDLLGFGRRAMAVSPEEVYAYVVYQIGALAAFVKAEGGTMTHVKPHGALYNMAAKDAALAEAIAKAVRDVDPSLVLYGLSGSELIRAGRAYGLRTASEVFADRTYQADGSLTPRSDARAIIADENEAVRQVLRMVDEQRVRSVQGTDVAIEADTVCLHGDNEHAVRFAKRLYEALQQEGITIQALR from the coding sequence ATGACGGTCATTGATCTCAATTGCGATTTTGGCGAAAGTTTTGGTGTATACGAGCTTGGGCAGAAAGAAATATTGTCATACGTTACGTCTGTTAACATCGCCTGCGGGTTTCACGCCGGTGATCCGCTCGTCATGCGGCGGACGGTGCAGCTCGCCATCCGGCATGGCGTTGCCATCGGCGCCCATCCGGGTTTTCCTGACCTGCTCGGGTTTGGGCGGCGGGCGATGGCGGTTTCGCCCGAAGAAGTGTATGCGTACGTTGTTTACCAAATCGGCGCGCTTGCAGCCTTTGTCAAGGCGGAAGGCGGGACGATGACCCATGTGAAGCCGCACGGCGCCTTGTACAATATGGCGGCGAAAGACGCGGCGCTGGCCGAGGCGATTGCCAAAGCGGTGCGCGATGTTGACCCGTCGCTTGTATTGTATGGTTTGTCGGGGAGCGAGCTCATCCGCGCGGGCCGCGCTTATGGCTTGCGAACTGCGAGTGAAGTGTTCGCCGACCGGACGTACCAGGCGGATGGTTCGCTCACTCCAAGAAGCGATGCGCGTGCCATCATCGCGGATGAAAACGAGGCGGTCCGCCAAGTGCTCCGCATGGTTGACGAGCAGCGTGTCCGCTCTGTGCAAGGGACGGACGTGGCGATTGAGGCCGACACCGTCTGCCTGCATGGCGACAACGAGCACGCGGTCCGGTTTGCCAAACGGCTGTATGAAGCATTGCAACAAGAAGGCATCACCATTCAGGCGCTGCGGTAG
- a CDS encoding phosphotriesterase family protein → MTKTVETVLGPVPVEQLGKTLIHEHFIFGYPGFQGDVTHGPFREDAALRVAVEAAEKMKRHGVQTVVDPTPNDCGRNPAFLRRVAEETGLNIICATGYYYEGEGAPPYFKFRQLLGTAEDDIYDMFMTELTEGIADTGIKAGVIKLASSKGRITEYEKLFFRAAARAQKETGAVIITHTQEGTMGPEQAAYLLEHGADPDKIVIGHMCGNTDPDYHRRTLEYGVYIAFDRFGIQGMVGAPTDEERIRTLLALLRDGYADRIMLSHDTVNLWLGRPFELPEPFAEMMKNWHVEHLFANVIPALRNEGIGDEVFAQLFVRNPAALFSA, encoded by the coding sequence ATGACGAAAACAGTCGAAACGGTTTTAGGCCCGGTGCCGGTGGAACAACTTGGCAAAACGCTCATCCACGAACATTTCATCTTCGGCTACCCGGGATTTCAAGGCGATGTGACGCATGGCCCGTTTCGTGAAGACGCGGCGCTTCGCGTTGCCGTGGAGGCGGCGGAAAAGATGAAGCGGCATGGCGTTCAAACGGTCGTCGATCCGACGCCGAACGACTGCGGGCGCAATCCGGCGTTTTTGCGGCGCGTTGCCGAAGAAACGGGGCTGAACATCATTTGTGCGACCGGCTATTATTATGAAGGGGAAGGAGCGCCGCCGTACTTCAAATTCCGCCAGCTGCTCGGGACGGCGGAAGACGATATTTACGACATGTTTATGACCGAGCTGACGGAAGGCATTGCCGATACCGGAATCAAAGCCGGCGTCATCAAGCTCGCCTCAAGCAAAGGCCGCATCACCGAGTACGAGAAGCTGTTTTTCCGCGCCGCCGCCCGTGCGCAAAAAGAGACGGGCGCGGTCATCATCACCCATACGCAGGAAGGGACGATGGGGCCGGAACAAGCCGCCTATTTGCTTGAGCACGGCGCCGACCCGGACAAAATCGTCATCGGCCATATGTGCGGCAACACCGACCCGGACTACCACCGCCGGACGCTCGAGTACGGTGTTTATATCGCCTTTGACCGCTTCGGCATTCAAGGGATGGTCGGCGCTCCAACGGATGAGGAACGGATTCGCACGCTTCTTGCCCTGCTTCGCGACGGATACGCAGACCGGATTATGCTTTCGCATGATACGGTCAACCTTTGGCTCGGCCGCCCGTTTGAACTGCCCGAGCCGTTTGCCGAAATGATGAAAAATTGGCATGTTGAGCATTTGTTTGCCAATGTGATTCCGGCGCTGAGAAATGAAGGGATCGGCGACGAGGTGTTTGCGCAGCTGTTTGTGCGCAATCCAGCCGCCTTATTTTCCGCCTGA
- a CDS encoding DUF6044 family protein, giving the protein MTEKRLLFFSLLAIALYVSPYFVLGEDAHMRVHDNLDSNIAWYKVLTRSGELFGPVDGIIPQIINGLPRNAFGTEFSGIVWLHALFPSIYAYGLSQAITRVFAFVGMYLLLKKHVLPDGRWLWIRIGASLTFALTPFWPSGMLSTLGMPLALWAFLNIRNGERSWVNWAVLTLLPLYSSFVLGFFFFLSALGIWWLVDVIRGKGWNWRFFAAIAYMTVLYLAVDYRLVHSLLFSDEPTSRDEYFHARLPLWRVIRLTFKNYVLGHTHVMTVHGLVILPVTLIALYFVWKRKRWRQETPFLVLHVLNFALSTWYAFWFYKGWLPLTERFDLLDKFNFARYHFLRPMVIYVLFAMALKIVWQEGRWWRAVGAAAIALQLLVLVSYNEEIVYRNKPSFREFYAEKQFAAIREYIGRPVHTYRVASIGIHPAIAQYNGFYTLDTYNNFYPLEYKHRFRRIIAKELEKNKKLREYFDEWGGRCYLFVDELGKRYMFKKTSKRTIRHLELNTKAFYDMGGRYIFSALPIENAAENALRLERVFRSDESAWTIYLYKVVWEGGQ; this is encoded by the coding sequence GTGACAGAAAAACGACTCCTGTTCTTCTCGCTGCTGGCCATCGCCTTATATGTGTCGCCGTACTTTGTGCTCGGTGAAGATGCACATATGCGCGTCCATGACAATTTGGATTCCAACATTGCCTGGTATAAAGTGCTCACCCGAAGCGGCGAACTGTTTGGACCGGTTGACGGCATCATCCCGCAAATCATCAACGGGCTGCCGCGCAACGCGTTCGGCACGGAGTTCAGCGGCATCGTCTGGCTTCACGCCTTGTTTCCATCCATTTACGCCTACGGGCTCAGCCAGGCCATCACCCGCGTGTTCGCGTTTGTCGGCATGTATCTTCTGTTGAAAAAGCATGTACTGCCGGACGGACGCTGGCTATGGATCCGCATCGGCGCTTCTTTAACGTTCGCGCTGACGCCGTTTTGGCCGTCGGGGATGTTGAGCACGCTTGGCATGCCGCTTGCGCTTTGGGCGTTTTTAAACATCCGCAACGGCGAGCGCTCGTGGGTGAATTGGGCGGTGTTGACGCTCTTGCCGCTTTACTCAAGTTTTGTGCTTGGCTTTTTCTTTTTCCTGAGCGCGCTTGGGATTTGGTGGCTGGTCGATGTCATCCGCGGCAAAGGCTGGAATTGGCGGTTTTTCGCTGCCATCGCCTATATGACGGTGCTCTATTTGGCGGTCGATTACCGGCTTGTCCATTCGTTGTTGTTTTCCGATGAGCCGACAAGCCGCGATGAATATTTCCATGCCCGTCTGCCGCTTTGGCGGGTGATCCGTCTGACGTTCAAAAACTATGTGCTCGGCCATACTCATGTGATGACGGTGCATGGGCTCGTCATTTTGCCGGTGACGCTCATCGCCTTGTACTTCGTATGGAAGCGGAAGCGCTGGCGGCAGGAAACGCCGTTTCTTGTGCTGCATGTGCTGAACTTTGCCTTATCAACTTGGTATGCGTTTTGGTTTTACAAAGGATGGCTGCCGCTCACTGAACGGTTTGATTTGCTCGATAAGTTCAATTTTGCCCGCTATCATTTTTTGCGGCCGATGGTTATTTACGTTTTGTTTGCGATGGCGCTGAAAATTGTTTGGCAAGAAGGACGATGGTGGCGGGCGGTCGGCGCGGCGGCGATCGCATTGCAGCTGTTGGTGCTTGTTTCTTACAATGAAGAAATTGTCTACCGAAACAAACCGTCGTTCCGCGAGTTTTACGCTGAGAAGCAATTTGCCGCCATCCGTGAATATATCGGACGCCCTGTGCATACATACCGTGTCGCCAGCATCGGCATCCACCCGGCCATTGCCCAGTACAACGGTTTTTACACACTTGATACGTACAACAATTTCTATCCGCTTGAATACAAACACCGGTTTCGCCGCATCATCGCCAAGGAGCTGGAAAAAAACAAAAAGCTGCGTGAGTATTTTGATGAATGGGGCGGGCGCTGCTATTTGTTTGTCGATGAGCTTGGCAAGCGTTATATGTTTAAGAAAACATCGAAACGGACGATCCGCCATCTTGAATTGAATACAAAAGCATTTTACGACATGGGCGGCCGCTATATTTTCTCGGCGTTGCCGATTGAAAACGCGGCAGAAAATGCCCTTCGCCTTGAACGGGTGTTCCGCTCCGATGAATCGGCATGGACAATTTATTTGTACAAAGTGGTGTGGGAAGGAGGACAATGA
- a CDS encoding long-chain fatty acid--CoA ligase, with the protein MNKRHYPYWPKRLSKTLAVPETTLVDHLETTARRYPNKTAVYYYGASYSYKQLLDEVNALAGCLQRKLSVQPGDRVLLYMQNSPQFIISYYAILRAEAIVVPINPMNTSDELSFYVNDCETKVGLVGQELLDKVVPLLGRTTLKHLIVAAYSDYVSDDSPVPLPAEVAAPRRTVGGERLLLWVDCLAAGLAPLPYNGHVDDIAVLPYTSGTTGVPKGCIHPHRTVNANIVGAYYWGNVTSDSVALATLPFFHVTGMVHSMHTPIFAGSAIVLMTRWDRDAAARLVERYRCTHWVNISTMLIDFLANPALGRYDISSLASISGGGAALPEAVGEKLFQLTGVRYFEGYGLSETISQTHFNPPDRPKLQCLGVPAFDVDARIIDPATGRELGVGEVGEIVVHGPQVFRGYYRREKETEGAFIELDGKRFFRTGDIGRMDEEGYFFIVDRVKRMINASGYKVWPTEVESLLYKHPAVKQACVVGVPDPRRGETVKAFIVLHDEYVGGVTEEEIIEWSKTQMAAYKYPRLVEFRSSLPMTSSGKLLWRKLQEEEYEKAGKGANA; encoded by the coding sequence ATGAATAAACGACATTATCCGTACTGGCCAAAGCGGCTCTCGAAAACGCTCGCCGTGCCGGAGACGACGCTCGTCGATCATTTGGAAACGACGGCGAGGCGTTATCCGAATAAAACGGCTGTTTATTATTACGGGGCGTCTTATTCATACAAGCAGCTGCTTGATGAAGTGAACGCGCTCGCCGGCTGTCTCCAGCGAAAGCTGTCCGTCCAACCGGGCGACCGCGTGTTGTTGTACATGCAAAACTCTCCGCAGTTCATCATCTCCTACTATGCCATTTTGCGCGCCGAAGCCATCGTCGTGCCGATCAACCCGATGAACACCTCAGATGAGCTTTCTTTTTATGTGAACGATTGCGAGACGAAAGTCGGCCTCGTTGGCCAAGAGCTGTTGGATAAAGTCGTTCCGCTTCTCGGCCGGACCACGCTTAAACATCTCATCGTCGCCGCGTATTCCGATTATGTATCTGACGATTCTCCGGTGCCGCTGCCGGCTGAAGTGGCGGCGCCGCGGCGGACAGTGGGGGGCGAACGCCTTCTTCTATGGGTGGATTGCCTCGCTGCCGGTCTGGCGCCGCTTCCGTACAACGGCCATGTTGATGACATCGCCGTCTTGCCGTATACATCGGGAACGACCGGAGTGCCAAAAGGATGCATCCATCCGCATCGGACGGTCAATGCGAACATTGTCGGCGCTTATTATTGGGGCAACGTAACAAGCGATTCGGTCGCCTTGGCGACATTGCCGTTTTTTCATGTCACTGGGATGGTGCACAGCATGCACACCCCCATCTTCGCCGGTTCAGCGATCGTGCTGATGACGCGCTGGGACCGCGATGCGGCGGCCCGGCTTGTCGAGCGGTACCGTTGCACCCATTGGGTGAACATCAGCACAATGCTGATCGACTTTTTGGCCAACCCGGCGCTCGGTCGATACGATATTTCGTCGCTTGCGAGCATTTCCGGCGGCGGGGCGGCGCTGCCGGAGGCGGTCGGGGAAAAATTGTTCCAGCTCACCGGCGTCCGCTACTTTGAAGGCTACGGGTTGTCCGAGACGATTTCGCAAACGCACTTCAACCCGCCGGACCGGCCGAAGCTGCAATGCCTTGGCGTGCCGGCCTTTGACGTCGACGCCCGCATCATCGACCCGGCGACTGGACGGGAGCTTGGCGTCGGCGAAGTCGGGGAAATCGTCGTTCATGGCCCGCAAGTGTTCCGCGGCTACTACCGGCGCGAGAAAGAAACGGAAGGAGCGTTCATCGAGCTCGATGGCAAGCGGTTTTTCCGCACCGGCGACATCGGGCGGATGGATGAGGAAGGCTACTTTTTCATTGTCGACCGCGTCAAACGGATGATCAACGCTTCCGGCTATAAAGTGTGGCCGACTGAAGTCGAGTCGCTTCTTTACAAACATCCGGCCGTCAAGCAGGCGTGCGTCGTCGGCGTGCCGGATCCGCGCCGCGGCGAAACGGTGAAAGCGTTTATCGTTCTTCATGACGAGTATGTCGGGGGCGTGACAGAAGAAGAAATCATTGAATGGTCGAAGACGCAAATGGCGGCGTACAAATATCCGCGCCTCGTTGAATTCCGTTCGTCGCTGCCGATGACGTCAAGCGGCAAGCTGCTTTGGCGGAAATTGCAGGAAGAGGAATATGAAAAAGCGGGGAAAGGGGCGAACGCCTGA
- a CDS encoding biotin-dependent carboxyltransferase family protein — MIEVMEGGFFTTVQDSGRFGYRHAGVPVGGAMDASAYRLANALVGNCGDEAVLEATMAGPTIRFHAETVIAICGGEFSCALNGQPLALWKPAAVKPGDVLEIGACRAGWRAYMAVAGGIDVPPVMGSRSTYVPAQLGGVSGRPLRRGDVLKIGASNLVSPSRPLHWGLSRLASRYIGGKTKTVRAVPGPEYDEFTPASRREFFAARYEVTPQSDRIGCRLAGPALVRAREKEMVSDTVVFGTVQVPSSGQPIVLMADSQTTGGYPRIAQVAAVDLPLLAQARPGDHIEFQPIAPEEAARLYIEQQRRLDRWVAAIRRQWGEES, encoded by the coding sequence ATGATTGAAGTCATGGAGGGCGGATTTTTTACGACCGTTCAAGATAGCGGACGTTTCGGCTACCGGCATGCCGGGGTGCCGGTGGGCGGGGCGATGGACGCGTCGGCGTACCGCCTCGCCAATGCGCTTGTCGGCAACTGCGGCGATGAGGCGGTGCTCGAGGCGACGATGGCCGGGCCGACGATTCGGTTTCACGCCGAAACGGTGATCGCCATATGCGGCGGTGAGTTCTCATGCGCGCTGAACGGGCAGCCGTTGGCGCTTTGGAAGCCGGCGGCCGTCAAGCCGGGTGATGTATTGGAAATCGGGGCATGCCGGGCGGGATGGAGAGCGTATATGGCCGTAGCAGGCGGCATTGATGTTCCGCCTGTGATGGGCAGCCGTTCGACGTACGTCCCGGCGCAGCTTGGCGGTGTATCGGGCCGTCCGCTGCGGCGTGGGGATGTGCTGAAAATCGGGGCAAGCAACCTCGTTTCCCCTTCAAGGCCGCTTCATTGGGGGCTCTCCCGGTTGGCCAGCCGGTATATCGGCGGAAAAACGAAAACGGTGCGCGCTGTCCCCGGTCCGGAATATGACGAGTTTACGCCGGCAAGTCGCCGCGAGTTTTTCGCCGCCCGTTATGAGGTGACGCCCCAATCCGATCGGATCGGCTGCCGGCTGGCGGGCCCGGCGCTAGTCCGCGCCCGCGAGAAGGAGATGGTGTCGGATACCGTCGTCTTCGGCACCGTGCAAGTGCCATCATCCGGCCAACCGATCGTGTTGATGGCCGACAGCCAGACGACGGGCGGCTACCCGCGCATCGCCCAAGTGGCGGCGGTCGATTTGCCTTTGTTGGCGCAGGCGCGTCCCGGTGACCATATCGAGTTTCAACCGATCGCGCCTGAGGAAGCGGCGCGGCTTTATATCGAACAACAGCGGCGGCTGGATCGGTGGGTTGCCGCCATTCGCCGCCAATGGGGGGAAGAATCATGA
- a CDS encoding HAD family hydrolase, giving the protein MNGADIKAIVFDLDGTLYEETGHFDYYAEQVAKRLNEADRLRFWDDYRAVLAGRHPLRIGSVYDTKEDLILQLEEGDVREARRWSGEPVAAADIERIYPGPVAIDLDRFFSIGDLWWVPSSVGRHYGLTNEDTYAAFLETREWMMGPEFEMHGAPRLAETLAKLRETTALVLMTNSPEPDSEAILRKLGLDDLFHHKIFQAAKPIKTAAHLEAIRTRFGVDYGQMLCVGDNVGNDIAPARQLGCRTMLIDAYGLAKTGEADVIVASTSACVPVLRRLL; this is encoded by the coding sequence ATGAACGGAGCAGACATCAAAGCGATCGTCTTTGATTTAGACGGAACGTTATACGAGGAAACGGGGCATTTTGATTATTACGCCGAGCAGGTGGCCAAACGGCTTAATGAAGCAGACCGGCTGCGATTTTGGGACGATTACCGGGCGGTGCTCGCCGGGCGCCATCCGCTTCGCATCGGCAGCGTGTACGATACAAAGGAAGACTTGATTTTACAGCTTGAAGAAGGAGATGTTCGCGAGGCGCGCCGCTGGAGCGGCGAACCGGTGGCCGCAGCTGATATCGAAAGGATCTATCCGGGGCCGGTGGCGATCGATTTGGATCGCTTTTTCAGCATCGGCGACCTTTGGTGGGTGCCGAGCTCGGTCGGCCGCCATTATGGATTGACGAATGAGGATACATATGCCGCTTTTTTGGAAACGAGAGAGTGGATGATGGGACCAGAGTTTGAGATGCATGGCGCGCCAAGGTTGGCAGAGACGTTGGCAAAGCTCCGCGAAACAACGGCGCTCGTGCTGATGACAAACAGCCCAGAGCCGGACAGCGAAGCGATTTTGCGGAAACTAGGGCTGGACGATTTGTTCCACCATAAAATTTTCCAAGCAGCCAAGCCGATCAAAACGGCTGCCCATTTGGAAGCGATCCGTACCCGTTTTGGCGTCGATTACGGGCAAATGCTTTGCGTCGGCGATAATGTCGGCAATGACATCGCGCCGGCGCGCCAGCTCGGCTGCCGGACGATGTTGATCGATGCATATGGGTTGGCAAAGACAGGAGAGGCCGATGTCATCGTCGCATCGACATCGGCATGTGTGCCGGTGCTGCGCCGCCTGCTGTAG